The nucleotide sequence CCGGGGCCACCAACCTCGACTGGACGACGCTGCTCGAGGACGGCTGGTTCCGGACGGGCGACGTCGGTCGCTTCGTCGCCGGCCGGCTCCGCATCACGGGCCGCAAGAAGGACCTCATCATCCGCGGCGGCGTCAACGTGAGCCCCGCGGCCGTCGAGGAGGTCGTCGCGACGCACCCGGCCGTGCGCGACGTCGCGGTCGTCGGCGTGCCCCACCCCGTGATGGGCGAGGACGTCGTCGCCGTCGTGTGCCACAAGGAGGGCGCGTCCTTCGACGCCGTCCGCATCGAGCTCGCCGAGCTCTGCGCGTCGAAGCTCTCGCGCGCGAAGCAGCCCGCGTCCTTCGTCCCCCT is from Candidatus Hydrogenedentota bacterium and encodes:
- a CDS encoding acyl--CoA ligase translates to RPDVLIGAAEIRNRSGDESLRIVDARAPEEYRGDVAEVGVSRNGHIPGATNLDWTTLLEDGWFRTGDVGRFVAGRLRITGRKKDLIIRGGVNVSPAAVEEVVATHPAVRDVAVVGVPHPVMGEDVVAVVCHKEGASFDAVRIELAELCASKLSRAKQPASFVPLADLPRTTSGKIQKAKLRTFLKEGGKPVALAADPAAPALAF